The Novosphingobium humi DNA window CACCAGACGCTTGCCTTCGGCCAGCAGGGCGTCGATCGTGTAGAGCAGTTCTTCCTGCGCGCTGGCCTTGCCGATGATGAACTGGATATCGTCCACCAGCAGCAGGTCAAAGCCGCGCAGGCGCGACTTGAACTCGATCATCTGATTCTGGCGCAGGGCCTGAACAAATTCGACCATGAAGCGCTCGGCGCTGCAATAGAAGATGCGCGCGCGCGGATGGTTGGCCAGAAACGCATGGCCGATGGCATGCATCAGGTGGGTCTTGCCCTGACCCGTGGCGGCCTTGAGATAGAGTGGCGAGAATTGGGGCGCTTCAAGGGCGGCCATGCGCTGGGCCGCGTTGAAGGCCAGCACATTGCTGGTGCCGGTGACGAAAGTGGGGAAGGTCAGCGAGGGGTCAAGCCCGATCGAGGCCAGCGCCAGCGTATCGGTGGCAGCGCTTGCGCCTTCGGTGGCATGGCCATGCACGCGGCCCGAATCGCCCAGCACCGGGGCAGGGCGCGCGGGCGTGTTGTCGCGGGCCAGACGCAGGTCGGGCATCGCGCGGCGGCCGGGCTGGGCGCTGATGCGGACATGGCGCACATCGCGCGCGATCTTCCATGCCAGCGTCAGCCGGTCGGCAAAGCGATCCGCCACCCAGTTGGCCGAAAATTCGGTGGGCAGAAACAATTCGAGCGTGCCCGAATCCTTGTTGAACGCGCCGAGCTGAATCGGGCGAATCCACTGATTGAACAGCTGCGGCCCAAGGTCCTTCTTCAGGCCCTGACAGATGTCAGCCCAATCAGCGGCCAGGTCGAGTGCATCCTGATCTTCGGCGACATGCCCGGACTTGCCCTTTGCAGGGCCAGCCTCGGCGCGCTTGCCGCCCCAAACGGTTCCCGTCACCCCAAATGCTCCTGATCCGCCATTATGCCCCAACCCGCCGACGCAATTGCCGACGGCCTCACCTTGCACACGGAAAAAGGCTCCCCCCCTGCGAAACCGGAAGGTTCCGCGAGTGTGACAGATGCCATGTTTCTGTGAAGTCCGGAAGGCGCTGAGCGCTTCGGACACCCTTGTTTTAGGGATGATCGCGGGCGCTGCGCAAGGGCGTTATCTGCAAAAATTTTGAAATAATTGGCTTGACAGCGCAACCCCAGCAAATCCGCCAAAATCGAAAAAGTCATTGAATTTTAATGCTAAAATATCATGACAATTTGCGAATCGTTGGAATTGCAGGATTTCTTGAAGCTGTCATTTTTGCCCGGCACAGGGCAAAGCAAAAGCCGACGGGATGCCCCATCGGCTTTGCTTACGCGCTCACGCTTATCGCTATCGCGTGCAACCGTTTTGCAGGCCGCACGAATCGCGAATCAGAGAGCGGCGACCGCCTTGGTCAGGCGCGAATACTTGCGCGCAGCGGTGTTCTTGTGCAGCACGCCGCGAGCAACGCCGCGAGCCAGTTCAGGCTGGGCTTCGTGCAGGGCGGCCGCAGCAGCGGTCTTGTCACCACCGGCGATCGCGGCTTCGACCTTCTTGACGAAGGTGCGGATGCGGCTGATGCGGGCGCCATTGATTTCGGCGCGACGCTCGTTACGGCGGATGCGCTTGCGGGCTTGCGGCGTATTGGCCATGTGTGTCCTCGTATCGGGCCGATGCGGCCGGAAATTGCTAGCGAAAATCGGTATAGCAGAACCATCGGTTCCACCAGAAGCGGCGCCCTTAACCAGCGTTGGCCGAATCGTCAAGGGAATAGGAGTCTTTATTGTTCCGCCCCGGACCATCCGGCGCGGCCCGTTTGCCCTATTTCTGACAGGCCGGACACCAGAAACTGGACCGCCCGCCCTGCGTCACGCGGGCAATGGGCGCGGCGCAGGCATGGCACGGCTCGCCCTCGCGGCCATAGACGCGCCAGTTGGCCGCGAAATAGCCCAATTCGCCATTGGGCTGGGCATAATCGCGGATCGTGCTGCCGCCCGCCGCAATGCTCTCGGACAGGACATCGACGATGGCCGGCACCAGCAGCGCCAGTTCACGTTTCTTCACATCGCGCCCCAGTCGCAGCGGGCTGATTCCGGCCCGGTGCAGCGCCTCGCAGACATAGATATTGCCAAGGCCCGCCACCACCGCCTGATCGAGCAGCAATTGCTTGACCGGGCTGAGGCGCCCCTTCATCCGCGCCGCCAGCAGGGCAGGGGTCAATTCCGGCCCCAAAGGTTCAGGCCCCATCGCGGCAAAGGCGGGCCATGCGCCCAGCGCCGCATCGGCCACCAGATCGACCGAGCCGAATCGCCGCGCATCATTGAGCGCCAAACGCGCGCCCGCCTCGGTGGTCAGCACCAGATGGTCGTGCTTTTCCAGCGCATCAGGATCAATCCGCCACCGCCCCGACATGCCCAGATGGAACACCATCACCGCGCCCCGGTCGGTATGGATCAGCCCATATTTGGCCCGGCGCGACAGGCCGGTCACCGTGGCCCCGGTCATCACCTGCACCAGATCGGCGGGAAAGGGGCGCCGCAGCCCCTCGCGGCGGGTTTCGACGCGCGCGATCCTTTGGCCGTCCAGATAGGTGGCAAGGCCGCGCAGGGTGGTTTCGACTTCGGGTAGCTCTGGCATGGCGCGGAGATAGGCGGTCTGCAAAGAAAATGCGAGGGGCGCGCCGATGTCCGAGTAAGCACCTTTTCGCAAGCGCGAAACCGTCCTAAAGCGGCGCCCATGACTCAGAGCGATCAACAGCCCGACACCGTCTCCTTTGGCTATGAGGAGGTCAGCCCCGAGGAAAAGACTGCCAAGGTGGGCGCGGTCTTTTCATCCGTGGCCAAGAAATATGACATCATGAACGATGCCATGTCGGCCGGGCTGCATCGCTTGTGGAAGGACAAGTTCGTGCGCCGGGTGAAACCCCAGCCGGGCGAGATGATCCTGGATATGGCGGGCGGCACGGGCGACATCGCCTTTCGCATGCACGAGCGCGGCGCCTCGATCACCGTGTCGGACATCAATCAGGACATGCTGGACGTGGGCATCGAGCGCGCGATGGAGCGTGGCCTCGATGGTCTGGTCTGGAGCCGTCAGAACGCCGAGGAGCTTAGCTTTCAGAGCCGCGTGTTCGACGCCTATACGATCGCCTTTGGCATCCGCAATGTCACGCGCATCGACAAGGCGTTGAAGGAAGCCCACCGCGTGCTGAAATTCGGCGGGCGCTTCTTCTGCCT harbors:
- the dnaA gene encoding chromosomal replication initiator protein DnaA; this encodes MTGTVWGGKRAEAGPAKGKSGHVAEDQDALDLAADWADICQGLKKDLGPQLFNQWIRPIQLGAFNKDSGTLELFLPTEFSANWVADRFADRLTLAWKIARDVRHVRISAQPGRRAMPDLRLARDNTPARPAPVLGDSGRVHGHATEGASAATDTLALASIGLDPSLTFPTFVTGTSNVLAFNAAQRMAALEAPQFSPLYLKAATGQGKTHLMHAIGHAFLANHPRARIFYCSAERFMVEFVQALRQNQMIEFKSRLRGFDLLLVDDIQFIIGKASAQEELLYTIDALLAEGKRLVFAADRSPQALDGVEQRLLSRLSMGLVADIIPADIELRRSVLEHRLARFTSVVVPGDVIEFLARTINRNVRELVGGLNKLIAYAQLTGQAVSLQLAEEQLTDILSANRKRITIDEIQRTVCQFYRVDRQEMSSKRRARAVVRPRQVAMYLSKVLTPRSYPEIGRKFGGRDHSTVIHAVRLIEDLRTRDADIDGDVRSLLRQLES
- the rpsT gene encoding 30S ribosomal protein S20, with the protein product MANTPQARKRIRRNERRAEINGARISRIRTFVKKVEAAIAGGDKTAAAAALHEAQPELARGVARGVLHKNTAARKYSRLTKAVAAL
- the mutM gene encoding bifunctional DNA-formamidopyrimidine glycosylase/DNA-(apurinic or apyrimidinic site) lyase, with the protein product MPELPEVETTLRGLATYLDGQRIARVETRREGLRRPFPADLVQVMTGATVTGLSRRAKYGLIHTDRGAVMVFHLGMSGRWRIDPDALEKHDHLVLTTEAGARLALNDARRFGSVDLVADAALGAWPAFAAMGPEPLGPELTPALLAARMKGRLSPVKQLLLDQAVVAGLGNIYVCEALHRAGISPLRLGRDVKKRELALLVPAIVDVLSESIAAGGSTIRDYAQPNGELGYFAANWRVYGREGEPCHACAAPIARVTQGGRSSFWCPACQK
- a CDS encoding class I SAM-dependent methyltransferase, translating into MTQSDQQPDTVSFGYEEVSPEEKTAKVGAVFSSVAKKYDIMNDAMSAGLHRLWKDKFVRRVKPQPGEMILDMAGGTGDIAFRMHERGASITVSDINQDMLDVGIERAMERGLDGLVWSRQNAEELSFQSRVFDAYTIAFGIRNVTRIDKALKEAHRVLKFGGRFFCLEFSTTEWPGFREAYDAYSHKLVPQLGQMIAGDADSYRYLIESIRRFPPMPEFEGMIREAGFVNTRVEPILGGLVAIHSGWKV